The nucleotide sequence GAACTGGGTTTAATAACTATGACATGGACAATTGGATTTACTTTTGTTGCTATAATAAATtgattttgttataatttttttttattacggATTAAATTATTGACCGATTTAATAAATATATCCAatgatatttaatatttatttaagtagactaataaattaattactatacAAACTAAGTTGATTATATAATTAtactttaatattaaaattattaggcTTATTGGCTAAACTACCCAATAGAAAGGCCTAGtatgtgtttggattacagtttacaAACGGGAGtttgaataaaattgattttgcaaacttgattttaatgaaaagtaagtttgtgttaaagtgatttataTTTGGCAATCTTTGCATcaaaatgaattatagtaaaataaatgttgtttggattatactactcaaaatcacttttagataaaaaattactaaaatagacatcaacttaaataatttttgtatattatcttgtcattttaatttagatgattgaatagatcttattaattaattctataataaaattaatatttatacactaaaataaaaataatatataaaaattggcaaaatttcataaataatataataacatgCATAAAGGGTAAAGTTGGTAAAAGGTAAATAAAGATGGAGTATTGATGGTTAAAAATCCGTTGGTGAAACGCAGAAACTCAAAATTATAGCTTCTTGTAAACGTGGGTTTTGAAagcaaaatcacttctgcgttcatgaataaaaaatttgccaaaccaaaAATTGAAACTTTTAAGAAGGCTAAATGTACTTCTTCTCTTGTAATGTGTTTGCCAAACACATCCCTAGTCGTGTTCTATAGACAAAAGATGAGGCATGTTTCCTAATTATACAAAAAGTGGGTCAGCTGTCCAATTGTGTGGATTAGTTTGGAATGGCTCTTAGTTAGAAAATACGGATAATGATATAGATACGGGACTTGATATTGAGATAGGGATATTtataaaaggtttaattattttgttagtttttataattttgtgaaatttttaattaggtttttacatttttttaattggttctttgtattaaattttttttaattaagtccctcttagcagtaattggcttaattttatagggacccaactaaaaaaaaagatgGTGCAAGGacccaaataaaaagaaaaaaagtgtagggacccaattaaaaaaaattggtgcaaggactcaattaaaaagaaaaaggtatAGGgactgttccaagggttacctgaaactgtaggtcgatctcggacgagatcttctgtactggtttaTTCACAAATCAATGctctttaatttgatttgatttgaagatttagataagtttttttttttaaaccaaGCTGTAAAATTAAGTTTGAAcatgtattttattttcaaaGACAATGAATAATGCAAGTTCACACTGTCAGTTGAATCAGGGCGAAttgaattattattttgaaaTGAATCAAGTAGATGAGAtttgcactacaagaaaatagagttattttaacattttattttttaacaccataattaaatgtcaaaattaatatatatttttgacaaatatcacaaatgtcaaattttttatgtttttttgatGAATAATTTGACCGTAGAAAATTACTCATCAATTTTGACACTCgtttgttttcaatttactccactatttttcttcttctttggctctgttaattttgacatcacactgctctcagtttaggattatactactcattctttatcttcaaaatctcaagttattctttagtttcaagatctcatctcattctttgttaaaattttttgttgagaatattttatagtcaataagtgtcaaaataaatagtatttttgacaattaataagtatcacagaaaatatgttctcaaaattttctaacaaattatttttgacagccaatatttatcaaaataagatttaaatttttttcacaatcacttatatgttaaaaatactatttttgacaaaacttttattaacatattttcatagttaaaatagtgtcaaaatttatttttttgacaaattttaattttcttttacacgttataaccctaaaaaataatctatattgttATAGTGTTGGTTTGAACTTCGTTAGTATTTGATGCTCCTATAGTTGAATAATTTCgtttttatttgtgaaaattggtGTTCATAGTCgaaggtttgaatttgaatgtaatgtagaatttttgaattttttttcgttGAATCTATTTTTTCCTAGTTTTCGGTGCATTTGCAAAGACATTTTGGTTTAATTAGGAACAGTTTTCGGTGTTTTTTCAATTATTGTGTGATGTTGATGAATAGTTTATGTCAAAAGGTTGGAATGCCTTTTAACACACTTGAAGAAGTTGTtgctgcttctttttcttcttctcatttttttctcatttttctcttgTATTATTGTTGTTATCATCATCGTTGTCTtctttatgtatgtatatatgtatgtatgtataacaGTTCAAATCCAGAATGCACCGAAATTCTTTAATAATGACGACACACAAACAAATTCAATTTAAAACAAGTTCAGACTAAAAATAtaccttatttaaatccagaatgcACTGCAATTACTTAATAATGATGACATACAAACAAACTCAGTTCAAAACAAGTTTAGAAAAAAAGTACACCGAAAATCAAATTCAGAtgcaccgaaattacttaatgaagATGACACACAAACAAATTCAATTCAAAACAAGCACAgataaaagaagaagagaaaaagaaaaaaatgcaataacaataaaagaacaacGATGAGAAGGAAACACGCGAAAAGGAAGAAGGAACCCGAAAAAGAAGGAGTTGGAACGCGAAGAAGAAagatgagaagaagaaggagaagaaatataaagaaaaaaaaggaagaggaggaggagaagaatgtAAAAACTGTTTTATATAATTGGAGCATGTATTCATGCTCCattaataaaattgatttttaatagGTTTAGACTAACTTAAttagatttaattataaaaagatttgaaagtgtagaataattattattattaccatCATTATCTTTTCAATTGAATTTGGTTAATCTCTAATCGATTTGAATTATCAAAATAATCATAATCAAATATTCATTGTATGTGGAGATATAGAATTTCTTTCAATAAGTATATAATTACAAATTTAGTGAAATTAAATTGAAGACTTTCAACCTACAACACATTAATCCTATACACATTTTCCCAATCACTCCCCTGTCCTTGAGGGAACACAAATTTGAACTAAGACTATAGACAAAGAGACACCCAACACACACCCACAACTAATGAATTTAAAGTACACAACAATTTGAAAGATTGGTAATAAATTCACAAGTTCAAAGGCCAGTTTCAAACGGAACACCAGTCCCAGGAATCCACGATCCACCATCCAAGAAATTAGCAACAGTAAATTTCAAAGCCTCAGTAGGGTTGGTAATAACATGAAAGCCAGGCCATTTGACCCTCCCTGCAGTGTTAGCACCTGCTCCAATATTCATATACTCTCCATAATACAATGTATTCAAAGCAAAGCTTCCCGCCCATGGCATCCACCCTGCCGGTTGAATCAAACCGTCCAGGCTACTCTTGACCACCACCGTTCTTGAGTACTTCTGCCACGGCCGGCCAAGGAAGCACTTGACAGATCCCTGAACTGGCTTCAGATCTGAAGCCGCCATGATGCGGCAGTTGTGGATGACAATGCCGGTGTTCTCGTTGGGATCGGTTCTCCCTTGTGCTGTCACTGCGTTCTGTTGCTTACTCATTGGTTTTCTCAAGAAGATGTTGCAGTTTTGGAAGAGGGCGACAGCGTCACCGAAGATGAAGTCTATGGTGCCGTAGATGTCGCAGTCGCGGTAGAATTGGCGTTGGGAAAGGACGTATAAGGTGTCTTGGTAGCCTCTGAAGCTACACCGGTAGAACACGGAGTGATCGGAGCTGGAAAGAAGTGCCACCGCTTGGTGCTTCTGTGGCCCAGCACTGTTCTCAATTGTTAAGTCCCTGGCGATGAACCCATCACTCGACACCGCTGAATCAAAGTCAAGCCACAAAGTAACGTTACTTCAAAGCATCTTTACCTTTGATAAAATTTAGTAAAAACCTATGAAGTATGGACACTTCACTGAGTTATTGTGTCTGCGTGTCAGACATattttggacacgacactcaccgacactcgtccgacacgcgtgtctactgtgtccaactgtgtcttaataaaaaataaattttttttctctggacacgctggacacacctaaatattaTTACGTGTCCgcatgtccagtcttattcttaagatatattcttaaaataaatttagatatagtatatattattatttattaaaacaaaaaatattttaaatacttgatataattcaCTCGACCATTCTTACTCACCCTACCCGCCGCCGCCACGCCCTCCGAAACACTCTTGTAATTCCCACTCCCGTCCTGTGCCACCACAATGTCCGCCTTCGGTGCCGCCGTTCCCGGCAAAGCCTGAAGAAGCCTCCTGTCGGAAGGAGATAGCCACTCTGGGAAGCCATTAAAAGAAAGCAATTTTCGACCGCGGCGAACAACCGGGTCTTTTGGTAACGAAGTCAAGGACGTTAATGTATTGCTAATGGCCAAAGAGTTGCTCAGCAACTTGGATAagttgcttgaaatggatggaaAGTAGTTTAGGTAGTGAGATGAAAGGTTAGAATCAAGAAAACCGTTTTGGCATGTTTGTTGATTCGCAATAGAAGCACTTTGCCATGTTAACCTGTCGTTTAGATTGTTTGAGCTCATTGAACGGTTGAGCTGATAGATTGTATTCTCATAGAGTTCCAAACAATCTTCCCATGCGGACTTGGCTCTCTTGTCTTTGAAATCGTTGGATTCCATGGTTGATGAGACAAGTTTGTGTGCTACTATTGCTTGGTCCATGGTGACCTTAAGGGCCATGTCATGGAAGGAATAATAAGAAGAGGAAACATCACTTGAtgatgatgaaattgaataattgGTAGTGCCAATGTAATGGTTACAAAGAGTGGGATATGGAGTTTGATTGCATGATAACTTATCAGTGCCATGCACAATAATGAAGAGAGAATAAAAGGCTAAAATAATGTACGCAATGACCAAGTTGCCCATTCTGAAAATGAAATGACCAATAGGTTCTATTTGTATAATAATAAGGCAACCTAGATAGGTAGCAATGAGAGAATTATATTCTTAGCTTGTATATATTTGGATTATTGTTGAATGCTGATGAATGAAAAGTGCCAATGAAGATGTGCTATTTATAGGCCAAAAAGGTATGGGTAATTCTTATTTGTGAGTGATACAATACAGTTGAGGTATTAATAATGTGGGTTTTGTATTTTCTAAAGTTGTTGACTAACCTATTTAAGGGCAATGTGGATTAAGTTCTATCTACGTgtcaattaaaattaataaaaaaaagagtataGTAGTTCAtatggaaaataataaaaattaaataaagtatGGTTTAATTTGGTTTTTCAAAACCTAATTGTCTGGTATAATTAAGGACCAATATTTAAAAATGTATTCTATATTCatatgatatttttatttataactaAAATGTGGCACTTATTGGACGTTAATGTATTGCTAATGGCCAAAGAGTTGCTCAGCAACTTGGATAagttgcttgaaatggatggaaAGTAGTTTAGGTAGTGAGATGAAAGGTTAGAATCAAGAAAACCGTTTTGGCATGTTTGTTGATTCGCAATAGAAGCACTTTGCCATGTTAACCTGTCGTTTAGATTGTTTGAGTTCATTGAACGGTTGAGCTGATAGATTGTATTCTCATAGAGTTCCAAACAATCTTCCCATGCGGACTTGGCTCTCTTGTCTTTG is from Arachis ipaensis cultivar K30076 chromosome B01, Araip1.1, whole genome shotgun sequence and encodes:
- the LOC107646806 gene encoding pectinesterase-like produces the protein MGNLVIAYIILAFYSLFIIVHGTDKLSCNQTPYPTLCNHYIGTTNYSISSSSSDVSSSYYSFHDMALKVTMDQAIVAHKLVSSTMESNDFKDKRAKSAWEDCLELYENTIYQLNRSMNSNNLNDRLTWQSASIANQQTCQNGFLDSNLSSHYLNYFPSISSNLSKLLSNSLAISNTLTSLTSLPKDPVVRRGRKLLSFNGFPEWLSPSDRRLLQALPGTAAPKADIVVAQDGSGNYKSVSEGVAAAGRVSKNGRVNYINNVTLWLDFDSAVSSDGFIARDLTIENSAGPQKHQAVALLSSSDHSVFYRCSFRGYQDTLYVLSQRQFYRDCDIYGTIDFIFGDAVALFQNCNIFLRKPMSKQQNAVTAQGRTDPNENTGIVIHNCRIMAASDLKPVQGSVKCFLGRPWQKYSRTVVVKSSLDGLIQPAGWMPWAGSFALNTLYYGEYMNIGAGANTAGRVKWPGFHVITNPTEALKFTVANFLDGGSWIPGTGVPFETGL